One genomic window of Streptomyces spiramyceticus includes the following:
- a CDS encoding phosphotransferase enzyme family protein: MDETRAREVLAAAGLPADAELLALGENAVFAVDGALVVKVGRRDPELLARAERELAVAAWLASSGVSAARAAEPKPRVVDGHPVTVWHRLPESVRPAEPQDLAGLLRHVHALPAPSFALPPRDLLGGVERWLRLAGDAIDPADAAYLRERRDGFAAASAGLIPHLPPGPIHGDALPRNVHVGPGGPALVDLETFAADLREHDLVVMALSRDRYGLAPEAYDAFTTAYGWDVREWPGWTVLRGARETASCAWVAQHAPTNPAALAEFRRRVASLRDNDPEVRWYPF; this comes from the coding sequence ATGGACGAGACACGAGCACGCGAGGTTCTGGCCGCCGCCGGACTCCCCGCCGACGCGGAGCTGCTGGCCCTGGGCGAGAACGCGGTGTTCGCGGTGGACGGTGCCCTGGTCGTGAAGGTCGGGCGCCGTGACCCGGAGCTGCTGGCGCGGGCCGAGCGTGAACTGGCCGTCGCCGCCTGGCTCGCCTCGTCCGGCGTCTCCGCCGCACGGGCCGCCGAGCCGAAGCCCCGTGTGGTCGACGGCCACCCGGTGACCGTCTGGCACCGGCTGCCCGAGTCCGTACGCCCGGCAGAGCCGCAGGACCTGGCGGGACTGCTGCGCCACGTCCACGCCCTGCCCGCGCCCTCGTTCGCCCTCCCTCCGCGTGACCTCCTCGGTGGGGTCGAGCGGTGGCTGCGGCTCGCGGGCGATGCGATCGACCCGGCGGACGCGGCGTACCTGCGCGAGCGGCGGGACGGCTTCGCGGCGGCATCGGCCGGCCTGATCCCGCACCTGCCGCCGGGCCCGATCCACGGCGACGCGCTTCCCCGCAACGTCCATGTAGGCCCGGGCGGCCCGGCCCTGGTCGACCTGGAGACGTTCGCCGCCGACCTCCGCGAGCACGACCTGGTCGTCATGGCCCTGTCGCGCGACCGCTACGGCCTGGCGCCCGAGGCGTACGACGCGTTCACCACGGCGTACGGCTGGGACGTACGCGAATGGCCGGGCTGGACGGTGCTGCGCGGCGCCCGCGAGACGGCCAGCTGCGCCTGGGTGGCCCAGCATGCCCCGACCAACCCTGCGGCGCTGGCGGAGTTCCGCCGACGGGTGGCCTCGCTGCGCGACAACGACCCCGAGGTCCGCTGGTACCCCTTCTGA
- a CDS encoding 3'-5' exonuclease, whose protein sequence is MGWHGEPLVGFDLETTGTEPLESRIVTAAIVGVKDGAVVGQRDWLADPGIRIPAQASAIHGISSERAGAEGRPAREVVDEIAETLTVYWTQGVPVVAYNAAFDLTLLTAELNRHGLPPLSERLGGAGIGPVVDPYTIDRAVDRYRRGKRTLEAVCVEYGVVLDGAHEAGADALAAVRVARAIAERHPQVAALSPVELHDRQIQWYADWAADFQSFLRKKGNPDATVDPAWPLRDLVPAGR, encoded by the coding sequence ATGGGATGGCACGGGGAACCGCTGGTCGGATTCGACCTGGAGACGACCGGCACCGAGCCGTTGGAGTCCCGGATCGTCACGGCCGCGATCGTCGGCGTGAAGGACGGTGCGGTGGTCGGGCAGCGCGACTGGCTGGCCGATCCGGGCATCCGAATTCCGGCGCAGGCATCGGCGATCCACGGCATCAGCAGCGAGCGGGCGGGGGCGGAGGGCAGGCCGGCCCGTGAAGTGGTCGACGAGATCGCCGAAACCCTCACCGTGTACTGGACGCAGGGGGTCCCGGTCGTTGCCTACAACGCGGCGTTCGACCTGACCCTGTTGACGGCCGAGCTGAACAGGCACGGGCTGCCGCCGCTGAGCGAGCGCCTCGGCGGCGCCGGGATCGGGCCGGTCGTCGATCCGTACACCATCGACCGCGCCGTCGACCGGTACCGCAGGGGCAAGCGGACGCTGGAAGCGGTGTGTGTGGAGTACGGCGTGGTGCTCGACGGCGCCCACGAGGCGGGCGCGGACGCGCTGGCGGCGGTGCGGGTGGCGCGCGCGATAGCCGAGCGGCACCCTCAGGTCGCCGCACTGTCCCCGGTCGAGCTGCACGACCGCCAGATCCAGTGGTACGCGGACTGGGCGGCGGACTTCCAGAGCTTCCTGCGGAAGAAGGGCAACCCGGACGCGACGGTGGACCCGGCCTGGCCGCTGCGCGACCTGGTGCCGGCCGGTCGCTGA
- a CDS encoding copper amine oxidase, which produces MHVNRSTRSRKRAAATLAVAAMLGSLATATGSAATAAPKDAAKGASKAAPKAPAPPPADCSAAYRIEQKLDGGTTWGMCWSYDSDAGLVLEKVSYQPKGEPKPIRVLTSGKLAQVHVPYDNGKEEFDDLTTYGFGYGLQNLKPNECPGGTIRTVKVAEVGNVKGLCTTTRSRGHAYRLANDEGTKVWQAQGKDLLVYTVNKVSWYEYITEWRFSSDGTISANVGATGSLSPGDYDATDGRGWPIGKGARDYATSHSHNVFWRLNFGLDGSSKNRVEQYDSKVTPPTGNGKPKTKTTRTPITKELAGDAKSMRWWRMVSATGKNKDGHARSYEIVPGPTNKHPGRSFTKHDLYFTDYRKCEQFASNNIRNCGRNAPDSVDKWVNGEPLKNPITWVNIGFHHIARDEDQQPMPVHWQGFQLAARDVTAMNPLTPADLAGQNGRYE; this is translated from the coding sequence ATGCACGTCAACAGATCAACGCGTTCCCGCAAGCGGGCCGCGGCAACCCTCGCCGTCGCCGCGATGCTGGGCAGCCTGGCCACAGCGACCGGATCCGCCGCCACCGCGGCACCCAAGGACGCGGCCAAGGGTGCGTCCAAGGCCGCGCCCAAGGCGCCTGCCCCGCCCCCGGCCGACTGCAGCGCGGCGTACCGCATCGAGCAGAAGCTCGACGGCGGCACCACCTGGGGCATGTGCTGGAGCTACGACAGCGACGCCGGCCTCGTCCTGGAGAAGGTCTCGTACCAGCCCAAGGGCGAGCCCAAGCCGATCCGCGTCCTGACGTCCGGCAAGCTCGCACAGGTCCATGTGCCGTACGACAACGGCAAGGAGGAGTTCGACGACCTCACCACCTACGGATTCGGGTACGGCCTCCAGAACCTGAAGCCGAACGAGTGCCCCGGCGGAACCATCAGGACCGTCAAGGTCGCCGAGGTGGGCAACGTCAAGGGCCTGTGCACGACCACGCGGTCCCGCGGCCACGCCTACCGCCTCGCCAACGACGAAGGCACCAAGGTCTGGCAGGCCCAGGGCAAGGACCTGCTCGTCTACACCGTCAACAAGGTCTCCTGGTACGAGTACATCACCGAGTGGCGCTTCTCGTCCGACGGCACGATATCCGCCAACGTCGGTGCCACGGGCAGCCTTTCGCCCGGCGACTACGACGCCACGGACGGCCGCGGCTGGCCCATCGGCAAGGGCGCGCGCGACTACGCCACCAGCCACAGCCACAACGTCTTCTGGCGGCTGAACTTCGGCCTCGACGGCAGCTCCAAGAACCGCGTCGAGCAGTACGACTCGAAGGTCACCCCGCCCACCGGCAACGGCAAGCCGAAGACCAAGACCACCCGCACCCCGATCACCAAGGAGCTCGCGGGCGACGCCAAGAGCATGCGGTGGTGGCGGATGGTCAGCGCGACGGGCAAGAACAAGGACGGGCACGCGCGCTCGTACGAGATCGTCCCGGGCCCGACGAACAAGCACCCCGGCCGCAGCTTCACCAAGCACGACCTGTACTTCACGGACTACCGCAAGTGCGAGCAGTTCGCGAGCAACAACATCCGCAACTGCGGCAGGAACGCGCCCGACAGCGTCGACAAGTGGGTGAACGGCGAGCCCCTCAAGAACCCGATCACCTGGGTCAACATCGGGTTCCACCACATAGCCAGGGACGAGGACCAGCAGCCCATGCCCGTCCACTGGCAGGGATTCCAGCTCGCGGCCAGGGACGTAACTGCTATGAATCCGCTCACTCCGGCCGATCTCGCCGGACAGAACGGACGTTACGAATAG
- a CDS encoding SAV2148 family HEPN domain-containing protein: MSSGGLELPPGDAGHEGGSTGSTEVPPGAVSLARPMEIGAELDWGADAWSEVRTRAQRAGRAYIWLNLVEQRLRAVVAGVLRPIYEPVHGEDDWVVAAAGPAGQEWVQRAVAVREVSRRKGYLLDPADDNVLSFLTLPQLRELMVQHWPCFEPYFDDRRDVELALDELEVTRNVVSRNRALSEAVLAQAERASARLLEILGSGGGVPSSGRLKVDAVEDLVGDRYADVVSVHPDRVRLQRQLPAEDLFGGARRLDAIGIGLNLLVQNFSGRRLVRLAESGCRIRLLFLNPASSAVKRRERELGLKKGELSRSVEMNILHMRRVRSKLRDPGAFEIQVFDETPRFTAYLVDGDGSDGLAVVQTYLRKARGMEAPVLVLRGGGRGVVRHGQDTEHGLFETYREEFESVWADSRPVS; the protein is encoded by the coding sequence GTGAGCTCGGGAGGGCTGGAACTGCCCCCCGGTGACGCAGGTCACGAGGGGGGTTCCACAGGTTCCACAGAGGTCCCGCCCGGAGCGGTCTCGCTTGCGCGGCCGATGGAGATCGGAGCGGAGCTGGACTGGGGCGCGGACGCATGGAGTGAAGTGCGTACGCGCGCCCAGCGGGCCGGGCGGGCCTACATCTGGCTGAACCTGGTGGAACAGCGGCTGCGCGCCGTCGTTGCCGGCGTACTCCGGCCCATCTACGAGCCGGTGCACGGCGAGGACGACTGGGTGGTCGCGGCGGCCGGTCCCGCGGGCCAGGAGTGGGTGCAGCGTGCCGTGGCGGTACGGGAGGTCTCCCGCCGCAAGGGCTATCTGCTGGACCCGGCCGACGACAACGTCCTGAGCTTCCTCACGCTGCCCCAGCTGCGCGAGCTGATGGTCCAGCACTGGCCGTGCTTCGAGCCGTACTTCGACGACCGTCGGGACGTCGAGCTGGCCCTGGACGAGCTGGAGGTCACCCGTAACGTCGTCTCGCGCAACCGGGCGCTGTCCGAGGCGGTGCTCGCGCAGGCGGAGCGGGCGTCCGCGCGGCTTCTCGAAATCCTGGGCAGCGGGGGCGGTGTGCCGTCCTCCGGGCGGCTGAAGGTGGACGCGGTCGAGGATCTGGTGGGGGACAGATACGCGGACGTGGTCAGTGTCCACCCGGACCGGGTACGGCTGCAGCGCCAGCTTCCCGCCGAGGACCTCTTCGGGGGCGCGCGGCGCCTCGACGCGATCGGCATAGGCCTGAACCTCCTCGTCCAGAATTTCTCCGGCAGGAGGCTGGTGCGGCTGGCCGAATCGGGGTGCCGGATACGGCTGCTCTTCCTCAATCCGGCGAGCAGTGCGGTCAAGCGACGCGAGCGCGAACTCGGCCTGAAAAAGGGTGAATTGAGCCGGTCGGTGGAGATGAACATCCTCCATATGCGCCGGGTGCGCTCGAAGCTGCGCGATCCCGGGGCGTTCGAGATCCAGGTCTTCGACGAGACGCCGCGCTTCACGGCGTACCTCGTGGACGGAGACGGGTCGGACGGGCTGGCCGTCGTCCAGACGTATCTGCGCAAGGCGCGGGGCATGGAGGCGCCGGTGCTGGTGCTGCGGGGCGGGGGGCGTGGGGTGGTCCGGCACGGCCAGGACACCGAACATGGTCTTTTCGAGACGTACCGGGAGGAATTCGAATCCGTGTGGGCGGACTCCCGTCCGGTCTCCTGA